The following are encoded in a window of Betaproteobacteria bacterium genomic DNA:
- a CDS encoding iron-sulfur cluster assembly scaffold protein yields MYQQAIKSLAAEATGHGALESPNGRAFLDNPLCGDCVEMQVALADGRIRALAHDVKGCLLCRAAASAIGKRAPGADLAAIERIGAQVAAMLREGSPAPPGWDELAVFAPVHGHPSRYRCVQLPFEALAAAMRPGAA; encoded by the coding sequence ATCTATCAGCAGGCGATCAAATCGCTGGCGGCGGAAGCTACCGGCCACGGCGCGCTCGAGTCGCCGAACGGCCGCGCCTTTCTCGACAATCCGCTTTGCGGAGATTGCGTCGAGATGCAGGTGGCGCTTGCGGACGGCCGCATCCGCGCGCTCGCGCACGACGTCAAGGGCTGCCTGCTGTGCCGCGCGGCCGCATCCGCGATCGGCAAGCGGGCGCCCGGCGCCGACCTGGCCGCCATCGAGCGCATCGGCGCCCAGGTGGCCGCCATGCTGCGCGAAGGCTCGCCCGCGCCGCCGGGCTGGGACGAATTGGCGGTGTTCGCGCCGGTGCACGGTCATCCGAGCCGCTACCGCTGCGTGCAGTTGCCGTTCGAGGCGCTTGCGGCGGCGATGCGGCCTGGCGCTGCGTAG
- a CDS encoding AbrB/MazE/SpoVT family DNA-binding domain-containing protein: METTSVTSKGQVTIPKPLRQRLGLHRGSKIEFVVVGDRVEMRVVSRPAALAESGFGMLKSKRAPAPADLDPASLLVRGRKERARRMGLSPRVVVPE; this comes from the coding sequence ATGGAAACCACATCCGTAACCAGCAAGGGTCAGGTCACGATTCCGAAGCCGCTTCGGCAGCGATTGGGGCTCCATCGGGGCAGTAAGATCGAGTTCGTCGTTGTTGGCGATCGTGTCGAAATGCGCGTCGTCAGCCGGCCCGCCGCACTTGCGGAAAGCGGATTTGGAATGCTCAAGAGCAAACGTGCACCCGCGCCGGCGGATTTGGACCCGGCCAGCTTGCTGGTCAGGGGGAGGAAGGAGCGTGCTCGGCGTATGGGGCTGTCTCCGCGGGTCGTGGTTCCGGAGTAA